The genomic window GGTTGTTGGTGcgcatgtgtggaggctgtggttctccctctctctctccctcccttctctctctctctccagattctgactctgtccactgtcctgtctctggaTAGGGGCGTAAAATACCCTAAAATAAGCcttaatatatattaatatcAATACTtatgtatattattattattattagtatctTGTTAATAACTGAATTGCTAAACATCTAATCCCACAagtttgaaaatgctgtctctctctttattatCTACCCATCACAGTTTTTGCTCACACCTCATTTCTCAGCAGTTTTCATTCACACTCTGTAGTCTTCAACTGTTGCTCCGCCTGTTTTCCCTTTTGCAGTAACCTCTATTAATAACAGATATCTGTATAATAATGCAGAGTCTGTACATGCATGACCATTTGGATATATGAAGTGTTCTGCTGTCAGACAGAATCTGTTGATCTCCCAGGTTTTAAGTTGAGTGGGCGGTCCTAAATGCTGCAGTGAACGCATGAGTGTTTACACTATCAATCCAATGTGAACAAATGCATGCCACACCACGTCTGTATGTGGTCCGAGCTGTCAGAACTCAGCCCATCCTCAGGAGGCATTGGGGCGCGTTCACACCGAGCATTAAGGCTATCCACTTGTCATCAGATCACCAAAGACAGATGttaatgaaatgtgtgaagagCCTCTTTGGGCGTTTTCACATCTAGCCTGTTTGGTTCAGTTAAAAATATCTTGAGTCTGTAGCAAGTTTGTGctggtgtgaaagctgtcaatcaaaccctggtgcAGACCAAACAATCATATCCGGATCGCTTGAAAAGGGGGGTCTGGGTTCACTTGTTTTTTGTGCAACTTgtagaaaaacaggaaacagtcttATTTGTAATTAAACCAGCTAAATTAGCCAGTATCTCAGAGAATTATGGGTAGGTTTGTTCACCTTTCAcgaccaccacagcagcatgAAGAATCATGTTAGGCAGACTGTAAATAGTAACTTCTGCACAAAGAGACTTGACCTTTTCTACTTTATTAGGATAGCTGCTAGCTTtgtctcactctgacatcaggTGTAGTCGTACTAGTTGAAGCACCTCCACTATGAATGAAGGTTTGACTCATGATGCTGCTCTTACTGTAACTGTGGTTCTTGATGTGCTCTATTTTACAGTGATTCAGGGTCAGGCTGGCTGGGGAGTGACTTACTCCTCTACTGAAGTCTGTGCCTTAAGAGGATCAACAGTCGTACTAAGGTGCACCTACAGCTACCCATCTACTACTACAGTTCAAAAGTCCTTCTGGTTTACTAAAGTCCAGGATGGAGAACCTGTAGATCTGCAAACAGACTCACAGTACACAGGTCGTGTGACCTACAGCTCTAAATCGAAGGACTGCACTCTGACAATCACAAATGTGGGAAATAGTGACTCAGCTGTTTACAAGTTCAGGTTCATAACAAACCATCAAGATGGAAGTTATACTGGTGATCCCGGAGTCACTTTGTCCCTCACAggtaatgttttcattcatttgttgattattttaaaaacaataaaacaacaatatcaatgtcttcttttatatttgtgcATATGAATATAGACAGTGTGAaatttcctctctgttctctctccacAGATCCAGATCTTCATGTGAAGGTGGGCACATCtagatattcttctttttgggCAGATCGGACATGTGTCAGCAGTTGTACTCTCCCTCCTCATTCCTCCTACATTTGGTTCAAGAATGGAGAGAAAATCCCCAGAAAAACATCCTCGACTTACTCAGACTACTTTAATAATGCAGACAGCTATTCCTGTGCTTTACAGGAACACCAGgatttcccctctcctccagtgtgtgagTTAACTTCACAATCTGCTTcgaacaaaacaacatctggtGGTGGAGACGAGTaactacttgttttttttctcttgtgagtttttactctgttttaaatgatttgtttaattttccaGGTGTTCGTGGTAAAACCTGTAACAGAGTGAAGTACGATGTCAGAACCATCTGTGCACCCAAAGGCTCATCAGTGGACATTTATTGTACTTACAACGGTCATGAAGCGGTCACTTCAAAGTTCTGGTTCAGTCCTGAACATAGTCAGCATTGGTATCAGTCAAATCGTGTTCAGGtctctgaaagagagagaggacgctCCACTCTGAGAATCTCTGACCTGAGAGAGAGCGATTCAGCCCAGCATCGTTTCAACTTTACAACAAGAAGCTTTGAATGGAGGAGCAGTTTACCTGGAACAACTCTGACTGTCACAGGTACTAATGAATGCAGAGCCATGGAGACACACGAACACAGAACCTGAACTCATCACTATCAGTTTGTACTCACTGTTTTATATGAACAAACAGGTCATGCTTGTGTGTTAATGATAAGAGAGCCTTTGTGATGAATGTCACCACTCAGCGTCTTTTACTTTAGAGCagaggttctcaactggtgggtcgggaccacaaagtgggtcgcagagccgttttcagtgggttgtgAATTTGTGTTTGGAAACATAAAGTGTGCCAAAAAGTCTATGAgtgctttaaacatgttttgtaccatctgaggtccaaactgcacaacatttaaatacatctcATTGGTTGACAAATATCAGATCATTTGGTTTACACTTCCTCATAGATGATAGTCGGTCCTGAGGtgagaccagttgagaaccaacGATTTAGAGCAATCCAACTTTTTAGCAACTTCTgagttttttagttttaaatctTTGAACTCTTCAGGTAGaagcttttgtcctttttttttctttggaaacCAATTTTATTTGAAGAGCCCTAATTCTTAACAAACGTTACCTCAAGACAATCTGAAGAGGGGAAGCTTGTTTAGGCTCGGTTTTACACCAAGCTGTAAAGTATGTCAGACAGAAATGATCATAATACTCTtggtgttgtttatgttcttctgtgtttggtttagtttgctttgttcttgcctttgctgtttgtcacaggactttttaaacctgtgtttttaaaggtgctatataaataaagttattattattatcattattattatagaaAAGACACCTAATTTGTGTGCGCTGACTGAGTCAGaccaaaaaaaggcattttaatcCAAGTTCTGTGTTGGAGCTTTTCTGTCAGAATAAAGGCTGTGTGGTCACAGACTCTTAGTTTTCTTGCTTTGACTTCTAGATATTATGGAAGTTAAAATGATGTGCATCTAAAtctaatctctctctttttagaaCAGtgaaaattcactttttttttcaccatatCCAGCGTTACAGGTTCAGGTTAAAAGGATAAGAGCCGATCAGCATTCCATTGAGGTGGAGATGACgtgtcacagcagctgcagtgaagtcggtcgtctctcataCGTCTGGTTcaggaacaaacagaaaataaccaGAGCTGTGACTTCTACCTATAAAGGCTGGGTTTTATCTTGAGGATGAAATCTCCTGTGCCTTAAACGGACATGATCGATTCCCCTctccttcagtgtgtgagtaAACTTGactaaatcacaaaacacacttaaagactAACGCCACAGCACACTTACACTTTAAGTTCCCTTAAAACCCTGCTGGAATCTTATAGAATTAAAAgtccaatgtgtaaaatatttcctgaattaaattataaacTGACCTTagtatatcatcagacattgagGAAACAAGCGATGTTGAAGTGGTGTggaacggcaaaccaacaggtgttgcagcgatggaagcgggcaagagaagtggttcagatagaagtgattgtacccgacctaaaaagcctctgcatgtttctaataagctccacgagcagaaacgtgctcaaactaggatcaatattggagatgcttttgaaaaatggagagaggttagaacacagaaaggtttacagacccatgcagagctggataaacactgaagcttcagagtccaccacatggtgacctgagtgagcatcaactctagagaggggggggggagacagctctctacaatttttagaatttggactgcagtacccattttaaacactaggtgtcagagttacatactgctcctgaATATTAAACTGCTCGGTAACAATTTTCAAATGATCACAACAGAGTCAAAACAGAATCTGAGTACAAAAGCAACCAAAGATTAAGCTTCAGTCTCGTGAAGATATCAGTGATGAAGCAAAAGCTAAAACGATTAACACATATTCAATGTTTTAGAAAGAGACTCCTCAAGATAAAGTGGAATTGCATGGCCTTTGTTGAACAGTTTGTTACATAGACTGCACAGAATTGAtgacaagacaaaataaaaaagaagtaaaacttGAGCTCCATGGTCAGCACTTTACAGTCACTGTGACAGAAAGATGAATCAAAAAGGAACATAAAGACATCTagataaaaatgaacatgtatCTATGATCAAATGTTCTTATCTTTGAGTAATGTCTCCTGATGTCTTCCTCAGATGTTCCAAagtttccctctgtgtcagtgagtccctctgctgagatagtggagaaCAGTActgtgactctgacctgtagcagtgatgctaacccagcagctaattaTACCTGGTACAAGAAGAATGGGAACCCAGACTTTCAACCTCTCAGTAAAGGACCAGAGCTCGTCTTCAGCTCCGTCCAGTCGTCTGACTCTGGAGAGTTTTACTGTGCGGCTGAGAACGATCTGGGGAGGAGAACATCTGAACACTTTATCTctgatgtgaaatgtgagtgaaaaatgacaaacagtttttaTCTCTCCCGTCTCTTGAATTTCATCCACACTAAGCTACAATCTGTAGCTGAGGTAAAATTTGAGTTTTGTGAAATATGTTTCAGACCATCAACAGCTAAAATGTTGCGACACAAAGTTATTCacactttatgatttaattaCTCTGTGCTATGGTGGTAGCATACCTCAACATAGAATAATCACTGCTAACACATCTtctccagatgctccaaagcttccctctgtgtcagtgagtccctctgctgagatagtggagggcagttcagtgactctgacctgtagcagtgatgctaacccagcagctaattaTACCTGGTTCAAGGAGAATAACAATCAACCTCTGAGTAGAGAAGCTCAGCTCGTCTTCAGCTCCATCAAGTCCTCTGACTCTGGAGAGTTTTCATGTAAAGCTGAGAACGATCTAGGAAAGCCGACCTATAAATGGATCTCTAttgatgtgaaatgtgagtgaaacaCTTTAAACAGCAACATTCAACATTTGGAGACTTTCCTTACTGACCTGATTTCTCTGTAGTTTCATAGTTTTCTCACACCTTGATCATCCTGTCTGTTAATGACTTTCAAATCTTCAGAAACCTTTTTATGTATCATCAGTTtctccaaagcttccctctgtgtcagtgagtccctctgctgagatagtggagggcagttcagtgactctgacctgtagcagtgatgctaacccagcagctaattaCACCTGGTTCAAGGAGGATGAAGACTCACCAACAGCTTCAGGACAGATCTTCACCATCTCTAACTTCAGTGCTGATCACAGTGGGAGATATTACTGTGAAGCTCAGAACACAAGAGGACGTCATAACTCCACCTTACATCTGCTTGTTGTGGCAGGTAAGTTATTTAAATTCACCTGCACACAAACCTGTTTACTGCACCAGACCAGATTCACATTTAGCTATTAGAAAGTAGAAagtagtacaaaaaaaaaaaaaaaaagaaaattcagagaGGAACCTCCATCCTGTCAGAGTCTGACGAATGATGAACAGAGGGTATCACaaagtagaaatgaaatgtttcaatctaATCCTACCAGTAAAGAGTCTCACATATCTATCTTTAATTCTCAGGGAACTCAACATTCATAATACATATCATCAAGTGGACTCTGCTGctcttgatgttgatttctctgCTTCTCGTGACTCTGTGGATGAGGTAAACACCATACAAATTTGTCTTTCAGCACACATCTCTTGTTTTATTCTTGAActtattttgtatatttgatGTTCACCATGttcatttttggatttgttgttttctgacttaatccagaaagaagaaaactctGAGCTCCACCACTGAACCTGCAGAAGTGATCgaggtgagagagaaagacagagagttCTTACTTATCAATCTTTTCCTACATCACTGTAAAACCTGATGAAACATATTTCTGATCAAATCTTATCGTCTGTCATCAGGTGGATGTTGTGTATGAGAACGTGTCAGCCgtcactgcagcacagacagaagacacagaggagcaggaaCACATGCTGTGAAGTCCAGTCAGGTTAGAGCCTCCTGCTCTGAATCAAACAGGCCCACttcacattcagagtcacaGTTACAACTATAACTTCagtttgatgtgattttctCCAGATGCAGTTGAACCAGATGCAGGACTCACTGTGGAGAGCGAGGCTGTGGAGGATGTGGGGGAAGTGGAAACATTGACCTTCAGCAGCAGGAAGTTAACAACAGCATGGAGCAGAGAGTTTAGGAGATGGTTTTCTTTTGCAGCTTGAACTGAATCACTTTGAGGTGTTCTGCAAGGACCTCTCCAGTCACCTTTCAATCTGCTCTATGACTTTTCACTCaaagtttagtttttgtaaatattggTTTTACTCTACTTactgtataatgacaataaaggctttctatttCTTACTGATGTAAAATATGTCATTCTGCTGTCTCTGTTAGTGATGTGGTTTTCAATGTTATAATCACAGTAAACATCATGAAAAACACAGGATAACAATCATCAGTACAAACTCACAAGATCATTTCCACAGTCACCTCTGTTTTGTAGGCGGAACTGACATAAATGTGGTGGAAGTAATAAAACAGCTGCTTTTTTGTTCTTATCAATGTTCTGACTATTTTACTGTGCACTGATTGGACACAACACAGGACCTCAGCAAAGACTTTAACTACTCACTGAACCGTACCACACTGCTGCACTCAAATGTCAGAGCATAAATTGAGATTAATTGGATTGCAGTTCACGCTCATCGTATCTGTTTTAAATAATCcaaaaagatattaaaaatgtgtaaatcttctaggaaagtgttttttgttcaaATCCATAACTGATCATATGTGTGAGGCTCATAATGCATAGATTTACCTCCACAAACCTTGACTTTAATTTACTGACCAAAGCTTATATACCCTAGTAAAATCCCAAACATACAGATAAATTAATAGTTGAAACCAGCTTCATTTCAGTAAGGTGATTTTAACTGTTTTCCACCCATTATACTGTGGAAACATTGTTTTCAATATGGCATTTTGCTTTAAATTCATTCAGGCAATGTGGcttatttgtttgtgatttgtgtgtgagctgatgtaaccttgtgtttttgtaagcATCACCATAAGCCATTAAATCAGATGAGTTTTAATCTGCTACCACGTCATTGAGATTGTTTAAATGTGCATACTTCATGCCTAATTCTACAGGCCTGTGACTGAACCTCCAGCTTTGCAAGATTCCAAACCCATTGGTCTGGCCAACAGTTGCACACCCCTCATCTCTTCCCATTAGCTTAGCTACCTAGCCTGACAGAGCTGCTCATAGAAGAGAGTTATGATGTCTCACAAGGATCTGTGTCAAATTCTGTGCCAGTTCCCAACAATTTGACATATGAGTGTAGTCTAAATACTGCAGCTCCGCAGTAAAAAAGACACACCCTAAGCCATGATTGAACAAGCTAAACCTGCTAGAAGCAGATACTTGTGTATTTCCTCCTTCTGGGAGTTTCTTCTGTATTGCTTCGAAGTTGTGGTTTGAGAGAAATCCATACTACCCCTCTTAGCAGGTTTGAGTAAACACTGATATACTCCCCTCAAATGGTTGATGTGAATAATGTGCACAGCAGGTCCCACTGGTGGTTGACATTAGTAATTTGTTATATCGACCCAATCCCTCTGGTGGGTGTCGAGTTGCAATGCAattttttattactttacaTTGCAACTCTGAGCATccatcttatttttgatttaataaCGAATTAAGTTAGGAATATATTCATGTTCCAATTATCTTGTTATACACAAGACAtcattgttgaaataaaaattgGTAAGTAATTCATACTGAGTGTTTGTGCAGACTACCCCTTAGTCACTCAGTGCACCAgcccagtcaaaaaagtctggacacgcccctgcaccCAAGGGTCCCACATTTTGATGATAATGTGGCAAGGGGCACTATGGGGTTGGTGTACAATAAACAATAATCTAACTGACCCAACAAAGTCACCCGGGGAATTTCACCCCAGGAAAAATATAAACACCTTACTCAGACAAAGGCAACACAGATTCGACAACTGAAGACAGAGACGTGGTTCCAAATGACAATGTTAATTTAGTGAAAACCGAGACTGGGAGTATCTGTTAAGAGATGGGTTTTAGTTATTGCTCAATTTAGGGAGAGGAATAAACAGGTTTATTACAATTTAATTTATTCTAAAATAACACTTTCATTCAAATCATCAGCAGCCTAACATCTAAGGATGTGTTCCTGGAATGCAATCTACTCAACCACTCGTGAACTCATAACAAACAGGTGCAAACTATTGTGTACCAGTGCACTTACCACTATAAACAGTGCAGGGAACCACCTAGAGGGCCTAGCCCCCACTTCACTAAAGGGGAAATAAAGTAAGTATTAGCAAAGAAAACAGTTGGTACAATTTAAATTTTAACAAGTTAACAGATATCCATAAAACATGAGTCATTAGTCATTCAAAGCCAATTCAAAAAACAGCCACACCAAGCAAAACACTAAGATAAGAAAAATGTTAACCAGCAAAACAGCAGCCGATGAAAGGCCTGaaagacataaagaaacacattaCATATTATCAATCATTTataacactgtaaaaaaaaaaaaaaaaaaagtaatgaacaCTTTACCCTACTCAACACTCAACAGGCTTCACGACTACCCTTACGCAAAAGGTGACAGGTACCAAGATTTCAGGTAAGTCAACCAACAGGAAAACAGACACTCCAGCAGGGGATTAAATTGTTCCATTAAAATATCTCCACATCTGAAGTGAATTTATACTATTTTAAGACAAACCTCAGCAAACCAGACACCAGCACACTCGAGGCAGACACGCAgacaggggactgttttaaGACAAATTAAACTCTTTACTTTAAGTAAATTGAAATAATCTTGAATGCATAACCTACCTCAGAGAAAGGAACATGTGGCAACCAACAGGCAGACAAGGCGAAAAGGCAGGCGTTTTGCCACAGGTGCTTTATATATGGTTCAGCTAATTAAGGGGCTGGACCAGGTGAGGATTTGACCTACTTTCAGAGGCTGCATTCAAGGCCAACAATGAAAAACAGACTAGAACCACTGCTCCCACTACAATAACCCCTTTGTcctgtaaaaaaataagtttgcaCTGAAACAAGTTTGATACCAATAGGACTTATTTGTGAGGTgagttcttcctgtttgtcttatCAAGTATGTTAATCCTctaaagaggaaggaaatgTAGGCgttaaaaacaccctgatatCTGTCTTCTGTTCACtcactgcagaggaggagaatcTTCTTACAGACGCTATGCTTTTTCAATGTAAGTAGAATAATTTATCAACATGTCTGATACTGTTTGAGTCCTGCTGTGTTCTTATTATTCTATCtgctaacatgttttattgtcccttcagtcacacagagagatgagaggagcagcGATGAGTTTAACTGCAGCAGTGAGTGGATTTatcgtcctcctctctgtgccaGGTACTTCATATCAACAATTACATTCATTTAATCAAAAGAGGGAAAATGTGGGACTGATTAATGCAGACTGAAGGTCACCTGTGTGAAAAGTGGATCACAGTTTATGTTAAAGGAAATCTTCTCAGATATACGACAAACAGTTATTTATACTGTTGTGTGACTTCTCCAGACATTAGTTAgttttcagatttttgtttattaatgttTAACAGGAAGATCTTTAGTTGGATCGCCTCTTTTTCGTATTTGTTCTTAAGCAGTTTGTCTGCAGAATTTCTTTCATACAATTGCTATCTTCATatattttaaatccctttttaagttttttggATGGAAACTTGTCCCTCATTGAAgtatcttctctttttttaatcaaacgtCTGCACCAAACCCTGCtacttcatttttcaagtgaAATGTTTCCATGATGTGTTGACAGTTTTTAAGATCGTATCTTTAAGTTTTAgtgtctgctctgtttctcAAGCCTCATAGTTCTGCATTTTTGAAACAGTTTTCACAACAGCAAACTTACCACAGACCATCCAAGTATGGCAAAACCTCTCTTATAATCATGTCATAGTTTTCACATGACGTCGCATGCTTATGGAACCGCCCACCTGGCGGGCGAGAAAGGCTCTAAGTTATTGGTCTCAGTGGCCACCTAcgtgtttttttatcagtttaatttttccatgtttcaaatgagagacagttgttgttgaatgtgatgcacTACCCGACGAGGAGACGAGCCCGGGTTGTTCTTCTACagaatgtttgaaagaaaacccagagaggaggagattgtggattaatGCTGTTAGACGTTCTGCTGTCCCTGTgagggaacaaaagaacagacttctcctCATCATGACATTAAAGATTGTGTTAACTTGATCTAAATATTCCTGCCTTTAACGAACattactgccccagaacactgactgacagagacCCTGATACTATTGTTAGCTAACCTTAACTAGCATTTGTTAGCTTATTAGCACTCACAGATGCTTGGATGATGAAGAGTTTCTTGCCCTTAACTTCCTAAACGAGCATTATTGACCCAGCCGACGACATGCAGGTTAACTGTATTAACATGTGAACATCTACTCTTCCTTTGTGCTGACCCTGTATAACTGAGCAAACAATGTGCTTAGATTTCTCTGATTGTGTTTataccatagactgtgaataCAAATGGACAACATCCCTCAGCCTCCTTCTGTTGAACAAGATGAAGCCAAATGATCCCCATGATGGGCGCTTACATATTGCATATTTGCAACCAGAGTCTGCGTAGTAGGGATCCACGGGAAGAGCCACGGTATTGAAGCCAAGTgtaaagctaaatatttagaaaatatgCAAATCATGTAATTTCACGCCCCTTGAATTAGCCTCAGACCAGCGCACGGCCACGCCCACACCCCTGACCTCGGATCAGTAGGTGAAACCAGGGAAGACCCAAGCATGGCCGCTtccctcacagcagcagaaatcgAGCGGGCggttttgtacctttttcatCCTTTTAGAGAAGGAACTTGAGAAGCGTCTAAATTTCCCCTCTGttgatcaataaagtattattccTTTaactgaggcagagagagctttCATCCTGTCGTTGAATCCTGAGCACATCCTGGCCTTTACAACAGGAAGCTCTAGAGTACCTGCTATTGGATTTTCTCCCAGCCCAAAACTTACTTTCATCCATGATGAAAAAATTAACTTCCCTgttgcacacacatgctctaATGATCTTGAAATATTTGTCAATGCAAAGAATCTGGCAGATAATGATGATTTTCTCGTGGCTCTGATGAATGGAGCCATTTTTAGTGCACGCTAGTAGCTAggcaaagacagacaaaagtaAACAGTTctgattgtatttgtttgttttctgttacgACTTTTGATGTTGTGAATACTGTCTTTCAAAAAGTCAGTTTGTAGAAGTTGTCTCTGCAAAAAATGTTCGTTGACACATCTGTcagtttttttaagctgaatgCCCATAAAATGGCAAGATGTTTTCAGAGTATAAATGATCTCATACATACTGTTATATGACAAACAGTGGCATTAAAGAAGGTGAAAACCCCCATTTGGCAattgtcaattttatttcatcattatttgtagCCATGTTCATGATTATGGTAACGAGTTAGTTACACAATCTTGTTGAATACAAATTCCTGCACTCTGTTATATAATGTTTTTCCTTTGTTACCATCATGTTCAAGTGGGTTTACTGTACCAACAAGTTCCTGCATATCCTGCTGGTTAAATGGGCAAAATAAGTGGTCTGTATGAGCTATTGTTGAGTCGACTGTTCTTTCCTCATTTTCAGCTTCTGGGTGGTTCAGTAACATAAGATGTCGGTCTAGTGTGAAAAGCTGAACTGGGGTCCTGTTTCGTTCAGAGGAAATTGAATGATTGTTAAATGCAGCTTTGAACTCATTCAATGTTTGGTTGATCCTGGGGATGTACacataatgaagacaagataaATCTGATTCATTTTCTACATCCAAGGCCTCCAATGATTCTAACTCATAGAAAATAGGTGCAAACACATCACGGCAGTTCCTGTTCAAGTCCCGATTGAAGCGTTCAATTCGCTGGTTATGGACAGAGCTTCCAGTTAACACAGAGTTTTCACCTTTATGCTCTCTCATGTGTTCCCAAATCATGACATTCTCCCCACCTTTATCCGTCCGGATGTGATAAGGCCGGTCGTTTTCGCTGATAGCTGTACTGAAGAGGTCCATTGCAGTGTCAGCTCGATTGTTGCTAGAGCACTGCAGAAACATTAACTTTCTACTATAACCATCCATTGCACCATGTATGACTAATTTCCATCTTATGAGTTTGTGATTGCCAAATATAGGTTGGAAAAGGCACAGTATATGCTCGTCTTTGTATTGTAGTCGTTCTCCTGGATTCAACACCAGCTCTATCAACACGTTTTATAGAGTCTCTGAGACGACGTCTCTGCACTGTAATGTTTCTTGCATGCAAATGTCCATTGAGCATAACTTCTCCAACATGAGGATGTTCTGCCTTGACCTCACTTATGGTTGCATCCAATTCCTcatcagaaatgtttgaaaaaaaattcgCCTTATGTTGTATTCTCGCATTAGCTTGTACAATGTTGGTCTGGAGATCCGCAGGACTGAAGCAACTTCAGAAAGTGATGTTCCTAGCAGCAACAAACTCACTATGTACTCTTTGGAAATGATGGTAGTCCCCTCctaagaaagagaaggaaaaggcAGAGAGGTCTTCACTAATATAATGAATTCTCAGTTTGTCATGCACATAATGGAATTATATGGAAgacaattgaaaaaaatacattgttaTCACATACAGACCcctattttgtgtgtgtgtggcgggaAGAGTATTGGGCTGTGCAAT from Labrus bergylta chromosome 1, fLabBer1.1, whole genome shotgun sequence includes these protein-coding regions:
- the LOC114917442 gene encoding uncharacterized protein; amino-acid sequence: MSLTAAASGFVVFLLSVPVIQGQAGWGVTYSSTEVCALRGSTVVLRCTYSYPSTTTVQKSFWFTKVQDGEPVDLQTDSQYTGRVTYSSKSKDCTLTITNVGNSDSAVYKFRFITNHQDGSYTGDPGVTLSLTDPDLHVKVGTSRYSSFWADRTCVSSCTLPPHSSYIWFKNGEKIPRKTSSTYSDYFNNADSYSCALQEHQDFPSPPVCVRGKTCNRVKYDVRTICAPKGSSVDIYCTYNGHEAVTSKFWFSPEHSQHWYQSNRVQVSERERGRSTLRISDLRESDSAQHRFNFTTRSFEWRSSLPGTTLTVTALQVQVKRIRADQHSIEVEMTCHSSCSEVGRLSYVWFRNKQKITRAVTSTYKGWVLS
- the LOC136179088 gene encoding B-cell receptor CD22-like; amino-acid sequence: MEADVPKFPSVSVSPSAEIVENSTVTLTCSSDANPAANYTWYKKNGNPDFQPLSKGPELVFSSVQSSDSGEFYCAAENDLGRRTSEHFISDVKYAPKLPSVSVSPSAEIVEGSSVTLTCSSDANPAANYTWFKENNNQPLSREAQLVFSSIKSSDSGEFSCKAENDLGKPTYKWISIDVKFSPKLPSVSVSPSAEIVEGSSVTLTCSSDANPAANYTWFKEDEDSPTASGQIFTISNFSADHSGRYYCEAQNTRGRHNSTLHLLVVAGNSTFIIHIIKWTLLLLMLISLLLVTLWMRKKKTLSSTTEPAEVIEVDVVYENVSAVTAAQTEDTEEQEHML